A portion of the Platichthys flesus chromosome 7, fPlaFle2.1, whole genome shotgun sequence genome contains these proteins:
- the lrif1 gene encoding ligand-dependent nuclear receptor-interacting factor 1, whose product MFPTRKHKDAVTSGAGVFYQAMPAVGADGKKIMTLIPVKLVNGQFIRYEIRKPSVDSTTQKAVNISSAPLPVKKVVTNVSNVLSNRGVLDPANSRNNPPQQQQTESLMSKVPITPATNCVNSVRLPYQLPVMVKSPALPKGQLLQIPPNAHVRTLPASKLPPGIKKQIFNSSADSTPDVPSVVFVSPVTTVSQCAAPPWDSGSWSPRLPSQTEKTAKISKPRLKLIPKASQGPNGPTRWVIEEEDPSAASYVDSYSVTSQIIRSVAKREKMGEHYNVSESNLDKNGQEQDNALIMYNGKVFFVGKKSSLLFQQGHNDAPTAATTSSEVKETTEPLFQHPVEPAVPQTQQDISIIISDEPDEVIDLCDDDTQDDSQQATSVGTSAVSHQDDDNVIFVSYIPPKSEADSTQTQTTIEKDNDLLNTSCSNSLSQEKSSGGRADADGRDDLTGGRSGTVENVTHVWASAGTSVNDDEGSNMNSKQSTSTQQEGSMGGDVDPETPADGSSAACSHKQEEAPPGCQTSSPAPPPCKMADRQLSQIFGITVDVKICLQRIDEASAGLAEARISEFLNSTEDQHEPANGLKQKELFQQDFYRSCENQNDDVKREEGVTEWEQRADAATVTAHTDVMSFECAVFKLNKKPLSELGQSPPKGASCGVENTTLIGYVEPIDEDFFNANEIAELQDVVTKRKTQTCVDLNTNTSRIGRTRKRTMCPCCVPGTPEPAVKFKSEELEKWACRTEQISKKGTRTKAARKGVITSGNSCLTVRNNQKSKTHEVPAWDSLSSASTDTDELHRDRQIQRLKKLLKEREAALELMEYGTA is encoded by the exons ATGTTTCCTACTCGTAAGCACAAGGATGCAGTTACCAG TGGAGCCGGTGTCTTCTACCAGGCGATGCCTGCTGTTGGAGCCGATGGAAAGAAAATCATGACACTGATTCCTGTAAAACTGGTTAATGGACAGTTTATCCGATATGAAATACGTAAACCCAGTGTGGATTCTACCACACAGAAAGCAGTAAATATTTCCTCAGCACCACTTCCAGTCAAAAAGGTTGTCACTAATGTGTCAAATGTCTTGTCTAATCGAGGTGTATTGGATCCTGCTAATTCACGGAACAATCCTCCTCAACAGCAACAGACTGAAAGTTTAATGTCCAAAGTGCCGATAACGCCTGCAACCAACTGTGTGAACTCTGTAAGACTTCCATATCAGCTCCCAGTGATGGTGAAATCTCCAGCCCTCCCCAAAGGACAGCTTCTTCAGATTCCCCCCAATGCACATGTGCGAACATTGCCAGCATCGAAACTTCCTCCAGGTATCAAGAAGCAGATTTTTAATTCATCAGCCGATTCCACTCCAGACGTACCCAGTGTAGTTTTTGTGTCACCGGTCACCACCGTAAGTCAATGTGCTGCTCCACCATGGGATTCTGGATCTTGGTCACCTAGGCTGCcttcacagacagaaaaaacagcTAAAATATCGAAGCCACGCTTGAAATTGATTCCAAAGGCTTCACAAGGGCCTAACGGCCCTACAAGGTGGGTAATTGAAGAAGAGGACCCCTCAGCTGCTTCTTATGTGGATTCTTATTCTGTTACTTCTCAGATTATTCGATCAGTGGctaagagagagaaaatgggcGAGCACTATAATGTTTCTGAGTCTAACTTGGACAAAAATGGACAAGAACAAGATAATGCCTTAATCATGTACAACgggaaggttttttttgtggGCAAAAAAAGCAGTCTACTATTTCAACAAGGACATAACGACGCacccacagcagcaacaactaGTTCTGAAGTTAAGGAAACCACAGAACCTTTATTCCAACACCCTGTTGAGCCAGCTGTACCTCAAACACAGCAGGACATCAGCATTATTATTTCAGATGAGCCAGATGAGGTAATCGATCTCTGTGATGACGATACTCAAGATGACTCGCAACAAGCAACATCAGTTGGCACATCAGCAGTCTCTCATCAGGATGATGACAACGTAATATTTGTGTCATATATTCCACCAAAATCTGAGGCTGATTCGAcccaaacacaaaccacaatAGAAAAGGACAATGACCTGCTGAACACGAGCTGCTCGAACAGTTTGTCACAGGAGAAGAGCTCGGGTGGTAGAGCTGACGCTGATGGAAGGGATGATCTTACTGGAGGAAGATCAGGCACAGTTGAAAATGTCACACATGTTTGGGCTTCTGCCGGGACGAGTGTGAATGATGATGAGGGTTCAAACATGAACAGTAAGCAGAGCACTTCCACCCAACAGGAGGGGAGCATGGGAGGTGATGTTGATCCAGAAActccagcagatggcagcagtGCAGCATGCTCTCacaaacaggaggag GCACCTCCAGGTTGTCAGACATCTTCACCGGCACCTCCACCTTGTAAAATGGCTGACCGTCAGCTGAGCCAGATATTTGGGATTACAGTTGATGTGAAGATTTGCCTGCAGAGGATTGATGAGGCCTCAGCTGGACTTGCAGAGGCTCGGATTAGTGAGTTTTTAAATTCAACAGAGGATCAGCATGAACCAGCAAATGGGTTGAAACAGAAGGAACTCTTTCAGCAGGACTTCTACAGGTCCTGTGAAAACCAGAACGATGatgtgaagagagaggaaggagtaACTGAATGGGAACAGCGAGCAGATGCAGCCACTGTAACTGCTCACACAGATGTCATGTCTTTTGAATGTGCCGTTTTCAAGCTGAACAAAAAACCTCTCTCTGAGTTGGGTCAAAGTCCACCCAAGGGGGCTTCATGTGGtgttgaaaacacaacattgatTGGCTATGTGGAGCCGATTGATGAGGACTTCTTCAATGCAAACGAAATCGCAGAGTTGCAGGATGTAGTGACCAAGCGAAAGACTCAGACTTGTGTGGACCTGAATACAAACACCAGTAGAATAGGAAGGACGAGGAAACGCACCATGTGTCCATGTTGCGTCCCTGGTACTCCGGAGCCTGCAGTGAAATTCAagtcagaggagctggagaaatgGGCATGCAGAACAGAGCAGATCAGTAAAAAAGGGACACGGACAAAAGCTGCTAGAAAAGGTGTGATAACATCTGGAAACAGCTGTCTCACGGTCAGAAACAATCAGAAATCTAAGACTCATGAGGTTCCAGCCTGGGACAGTTTGTCCTCAGCATCCACGGACACAGATGAACTacatagagacagacagatccAAAGACTCAAAAAGCTtctgaaagagagggaggcagcTTTAGAACTGATGGAATATGGAACAGCATGA
- the renbp gene encoding N-acylglucosamine 2-epimerase has protein sequence MSALKLEESRQRIRTELDTVVDFWLKYSHDTVHGGFFTCIGRDGKVYDELKYVWLQGRQVWMYCRLYRTMVRFRKPEILEAAKAGGVFLRRFARVSSSNGQWKCAFCLTRDGKVVKIQRTIFSECFYIMAMDELSRVTGDKDMQLEAEQMMDQLIYWVRVDSSGLGRPQLPGDVLTNSMAIPMMLLCLVQQLTEGQGQAVVQKYRELGTWCVQQILQHIQRDGTAILENVSVDAAELPGCQGRLQNPGHALEAGWFLLQYSAEWGDKELQKTAINKFVELPYQYGWDKVHSGLFYFLDVDGYCPTQLEWSMKLWWPHCEALIAFLMAYSQTKKPELLESFSQVYEYTFSHFPDAKSGEWFGYLTKEGEVALDFKGGPFKGFFHVPRCLYMCERILDELLANKD, from the exons ATGTCTGCCCTGAAGCTGGAGGAGAGTCGACAGCGGATTCGCACAGAACTTGACACTGTCGTGGACTTCTGGCTCAAATACTCTCATGACACTGTACATGG GGGTTTCTTCACTTGCATTGGACGGGATGGAAAGGTTTATGATGAACTTAAGTACGTCTGGCTGCAGGGTAGGCAG GTGTGGATGTACTGCCGCCTGTACCGAACTATGGTTCGCTTCCGCAAACCTGAAATCCTTGAAGCAGCCAAAGCTG GAGGAGTGTTCCTCAGGAGGTTCGCTCGTGTGTCCAGCAGCAATGGTCAATGGAAATGTGCCTTCTGCTTAACAAGAGATGGTAAAGTGGTCAAAATTCAGAGGACTATATTCAGTGAGTGTTTCTACATCATGGCCATGGATGAACTGAGCAGAGTCACTGGTGACAAGGACATGCAG CTGGAGGCTGAACAGATGATGGACCAGTTGATCTACTGGGTTCGAGTGGACTCCTCAGGATTGGGCAGGCCCCAGCTTCCTGGAGATGTTCTTACCAACAGCATGGCCATTCCCATGATGCTCTTGTGCCTTGTGCAACAGCTCACAGAAGGCCAGGGTCAGGCAGTGGTTCAGAAGTACAGAGAACTGGGCACCTGGTGTGTACAGCAGATTCTACAGCACATACAG AGAGACGGCACAGCTATTTTAGAGAATGTGTCAGTGGATGCGGCAGAACTGCCAGGTTGCCAGGGCCGACTTCAGAACCCAG GCCATGCCCTGGAAGCAGGCTGGTTCCTGCTTCAGTACAGTGCAGAATGGGGGGACAAAGAACTCCAGAAGACCGCCATTAACAAGTTTGTGGAGCTGCCTTACCAGTATGGATGGGATAAAGTGCACAGCGGTCTCTTCTATTTCCTGGATGTGGATGGTTACTGCCCCACACAG tTGGAGTGGAGCATGAAGCTGTGGTGGCCTCACTGTGAGGCCCTCATTGCCTTCCTGATGGCCTACAGTCAAACCAAGAAGCCCGAGCTGCTGGAAAGTTTCTCTCAAGTTTACGAATATACCTTCAGTCAT tttCCTGATGCTAAGAGCGGGGAGTGGTTTGGCTATTTGACAAAAGAAGGGGAGGTGGCACTGGATTTCAAAGGTGGCCCTTTTAAAG GTTTCTTCCATGTTCCCCGCTGCCTCTACATGTGTGAGCGTATTCTCGATGAGCTGCTGGCCAACAAGGACTGA